In Synechococcus sp. KORDI-100, a single window of DNA contains:
- the rpsQ gene encoding 30S ribosomal protein S17, with the protein MALKERVGTVVSDKMEKTVVVAVESRFPHPIYQKTVSRTTRYKAHDEGNSCRVGDRVRITETRPMSRHKRWAIAEVLSHSPKAEARAKEVSQ; encoded by the coding sequence ATGGCACTCAAAGAAAGGGTCGGCACCGTCGTCAGCGACAAGATGGAAAAAACGGTGGTGGTCGCGGTGGAAAGCCGCTTCCCCCATCCCATCTATCAGAAAACGGTCAGCCGAACCACGCGCTACAAAGCTCACGACGAAGGCAACAGCTGCCGCGTCGGCGACCGGGTCCGCATCACCGAAACCCGCCCGATGAGCCGTCACAAGCGCTGGGCCATCGCCGAGGTCCTGAGTCACAGCCCCAAGGCTGAAGCTCGGGCCAAGGAGGTGAGCCAGTGA
- a CDS encoding AAA family ATPase, which yields MTTERITDDLDRLLDLLPDPVQVALKPLERRDQLLEVVLDLGRRPEARYPGRALELHDAALTREDLQAVVSRLGRFGADNRAGIERTLHRISAIRNRQGEVVGLTCRVGRAVFGTVAMVRDLLDTGQSLLLMGRPGVGKTTALREIARVLADELHRRVVVIDTSNEIAGDGDIPHPAIGRSRRMQVGRPELQHQVMIEAVENHMPEVIVIDEIGTELEAQAARTIAERGVMLVATAHGNALANLIKNPTLSDLVGGIQSVTLGDDEARRRRSQKTVLERAAEPTFPLAVEMHSRHRWAVHTNVAATVDLLLRGQLPLAQERELTVDGSVQLVDPPAPNRPRRPVLAAVPMPPPDGSRAEGSPPSPASSSLDVVSSDDLQVFCCGLSVANVDQAIRRRCWPVQVVEDLGEADVVLSVRQGLGREPRVRRQARDLRVPILVIKSDTLAQIERALERLLSRRADSPELEPVPPDDHDDELAGLEECRLAVEQVVMPEGRPVELLPRSERVRQMQADLVSRYRLRSDVFGHEETCRLRVFPP from the coding sequence ATGACGACAGAGCGAATCACTGATGACCTGGATCGTCTTCTCGATCTCTTGCCTGACCCTGTCCAGGTGGCTTTGAAGCCACTGGAGCGACGTGACCAGCTGCTGGAGGTCGTTCTCGACCTGGGGCGTCGACCGGAGGCCCGTTATCCGGGCCGTGCTCTGGAATTGCACGATGCAGCTCTGACTCGGGAGGATCTTCAGGCTGTTGTGTCCAGGCTTGGCCGTTTCGGAGCCGATAACAGGGCTGGGATTGAGCGCACCCTGCATCGCATCAGTGCCATCCGGAATCGTCAGGGTGAAGTGGTCGGTCTCACCTGCCGGGTTGGGAGGGCCGTGTTCGGCACCGTCGCCATGGTGCGGGATCTTCTCGATACGGGGCAGTCGCTCCTGCTGATGGGGCGTCCAGGCGTTGGAAAGACCACAGCACTTCGAGAGATTGCCAGGGTCCTCGCCGATGAGCTGCACCGCCGCGTTGTAGTGATCGACACCAGCAACGAAATCGCCGGTGATGGGGACATCCCGCATCCGGCCATCGGTCGGTCGCGGCGGATGCAGGTCGGCCGTCCGGAGCTCCAGCACCAGGTGATGATCGAGGCGGTTGAAAATCACATGCCCGAGGTCATCGTCATCGATGAAATCGGAACCGAACTTGAGGCGCAGGCCGCCAGAACCATTGCTGAACGCGGGGTGATGCTGGTGGCCACGGCCCACGGCAACGCCCTGGCCAATCTGATCAAGAACCCCACCCTCAGCGACCTCGTCGGTGGTATTCAGTCGGTCACCCTCGGTGACGATGAAGCCCGGCGACGTCGCAGTCAGAAGACCGTGCTGGAGCGTGCCGCAGAACCGACCTTTCCCTTGGCGGTGGAAATGCACAGTCGTCACCGCTGGGCCGTCCACACAAACGTGGCCGCCACGGTGGACCTGTTGCTGCGCGGTCAGTTGCCCCTGGCTCAGGAACGTGAGCTGACCGTGGATGGTTCCGTGCAGTTGGTGGATCCTCCGGCGCCCAACCGGCCAAGACGCCCTGTGCTGGCTGCGGTGCCGATGCCGCCCCCCGATGGCTCCCGTGCTGAGGGGTCGCCACCGAGTCCCGCGTCCAGCTCGTTGGATGTCGTTTCAAGTGACGATCTGCAGGTGTTCTGTTGTGGTCTATCCGTTGCGAACGTGGATCAGGCGATCAGGCGTCGTTGCTGGCCTGTTCAGGTGGTCGAGGATCTCGGTGAGGCCGATGTGGTTCTGAGTGTTCGCCAGGGGCTGGGACGGGAACCGCGGGTCCGCCGTCAGGCCAGGGACCTTCGCGTCCCGATCCTGGTCATCAAATCCGACACACTCGCGCAGATCGAGCGTGCGCTCGAGCGACTTCTGTCGCGCCGTGCCGATTCACCGGAGTTGGAGCCGGTCCCCCCAGATGACCATGACGATGAGCTGGCCGGCCTGGAGGAATGCCGGTTGGCCGTGGAGCAGGTCGTCATGCCTGAGGGGCGGCCTGTGGAGCTGCTTCCACGCAGCGAGCGGGTGCGGCAGATGCAGGCCGACCTCGTCAGCCGTTACCGGCTGCGCAGCGATGTCTTCGGGCATGAGGAGACGTGCCGCCTCAGGGTGTTCCCGCCCTGA
- the rplP gene encoding 50S ribosomal protein L16, producing the protein MLSPKRVKFRKMQRGRMRGIATRGNTIAFGQFALQAQECGWITSRQIEASRRAMTRYVKRGGKIWIRIFPDKSITMRAAETRMGSGKGNPEFWVAVIKPGRILFEMGGEEITPEIARAAMRLAQYKLPVKTKFIQLDESEQKARADAPAAAEAVTVES; encoded by the coding sequence ATGCTGAGTCCAAAACGCGTCAAATTCCGCAAAATGCAGCGGGGCCGCATGCGCGGCATCGCCACCCGGGGCAACACCATCGCTTTCGGGCAGTTCGCATTGCAGGCCCAGGAGTGTGGCTGGATCACCTCGCGCCAGATCGAGGCCAGCCGCCGGGCCATGACCCGCTATGTCAAGCGGGGCGGGAAGATCTGGATCCGGATCTTCCCGGACAAATCGATCACCATGCGCGCTGCCGAAACCCGGATGGGTTCCGGTAAGGGCAACCCTGAATTCTGGGTGGCGGTGATCAAGCCCGGAAGGATCCTCTTCGAGATGGGCGGCGAGGAGATCACTCCGGAGATCGCCCGGGCAGCCATGCGCCTCGCGCAGTACAAGCTTCCCGTGAAAACCAAGTTCATCCAGCTGGATGAATCTGAGCAGAAAGCTAGAGCCGACGCCCCGGCTGCTGCTGAAGCCGTCACCGTGGAGTCCTGA
- the rplN gene encoding 50S ribosomal protein L14 — protein sequence MIQQESFLTVADNSGAKRIQCIRVLGTNRRYAHVGDVIVAAVKDAMPNMGVKKSDVVKAVVVRTKATLRRDTGNSIRFDDNAAVIINDDKNPKGTRVFGPVARELRDRNFTKIVSLAPEVI from the coding sequence GTGATTCAACAGGAAAGTTTCTTGACTGTCGCTGACAACAGCGGCGCCAAGCGCATTCAATGCATTCGGGTATTGGGCACCAATCGCCGCTATGCCCATGTCGGCGATGTCATCGTCGCTGCCGTGAAGGATGCGATGCCCAACATGGGCGTCAAAAAATCGGATGTTGTGAAAGCCGTGGTGGTCCGCACCAAGGCAACCCTGCGTCGCGACACCGGGAATTCCATCCGGTTCGACGACAACGCAGCGGTGATCATCAATGACGACAAGAACCCGAAAGGCACCCGCGTCTTCGGACCGGTGGCCCGTGAACTGCGTGATCGCAACTTCACGAAAATCGTGTCCCTCGCTCCGGAGGTGATCTGA
- the rpmC gene encoding 50S ribosomal protein L29 produces MARPNATDVRKLSDSDITEQIDGLRRELFQLRFQQATRQLGNTHRFKEARIKLAQLLTVQSERQRSTAS; encoded by the coding sequence ATGGCCCGTCCCAACGCCACCGATGTGCGCAAGCTGTCCGATTCGGACATCACGGAACAGATCGACGGCCTGCGCCGCGAGCTGTTCCAGCTCCGCTTCCAGCAGGCCACTCGCCAGCTCGGTAACACGCACCGTTTCAAAGAGGCCCGCATCAAGCTGGCCCAGCTGCTGACGGTGCAATCGGAGCGCCAGCGCTCCACTGCGTCCTGA
- the rplC gene encoding 50S ribosomal protein L3, translating to MSIGILGKKLGMSQFFDEQGKAVPVTLIEAGPCRITQLKSNDTDGYAAVQIGFGDTREKLINRPAKGHLSKSGDELLRHLREYRVDAVDGLELGGAITVGDFETGQKVDVSGDTMGRGFAGYQKRHGFSRGPMTHGSKNHREPGSTGAGTTPGRIYPGKRMAGRFGGKKITTRGLTILKIDSDRNLLVVKGSVPGKPGSLLNIRPAKRVGANPDKGGQ from the coding sequence ATGTCCATCGGCATCCTTGGGAAGAAGCTGGGAATGTCCCAGTTCTTCGACGAGCAGGGAAAAGCCGTCCCGGTCACCTTGATCGAGGCGGGCCCCTGCCGGATCACCCAACTCAAGAGCAACGACACCGACGGTTATGCCGCGGTACAGATCGGCTTCGGCGACACACGCGAGAAGTTGATCAACCGCCCTGCGAAGGGCCACCTGTCCAAATCCGGCGATGAGCTGCTGCGTCATCTGCGCGAGTACCGCGTCGATGCCGTTGACGGCTTGGAACTCGGTGGAGCGATCACCGTCGGTGATTTCGAGACCGGTCAGAAAGTCGACGTCAGCGGCGACACCATGGGCCGGGGCTTTGCGGGCTATCAGAAACGTCATGGTTTCAGCCGCGGTCCGATGACTCACGGTTCCAAGAATCACCGCGAGCCAGGTTCCACAGGCGCCGGTACGACTCCAGGTCGGATCTACCCGGGCAAACGCATGGCTGGCCGCTTCGGCGGCAAGAAGATCACCACCCGTGGGCTGACAATCCTGAAGATTGACAGTGACCGCAATCTTCTTGTGGTCAAGGGTTCCGTTCCCGGAAAACCCGGCTCCCTGCTCAACATCCGGCCTGCCAAGCGCGTGGGCGCCAACCCTGACAAAGGAGGTCAGTGA
- the rplX gene encoding 50S ribosomal protein L24, producing MATATPKAQSTDRIKMRIRKGDTVQVIAGKDKGKTGEVLRTLPKENRLIVEGVNMRTRHEKPTQEGESGRIVTEEAALHASNVMLYSTSKKVASRVEIVVEKDGSKKRRLKKTGELID from the coding sequence ATGGCGACCGCAACTCCCAAGGCCCAGTCCACCGATCGCATCAAGATGCGCATCCGCAAGGGCGACACCGTTCAGGTGATCGCCGGCAAAGACAAGGGAAAAACCGGTGAAGTCCTCCGGACACTTCCCAAGGAGAACCGCCTGATCGTGGAGGGCGTCAACATGCGCACCCGCCACGAAAAGCCCACCCAGGAGGGCGAGAGCGGACGAATCGTCACGGAGGAAGCTGCTCTGCATGCCTCCAACGTGATGCTTTATTCCACCTCCAAAAAGGTGGCCAGCCGCGTCGAAATCGTCGTTGAAAAAGACGGCAGCAAAAAGCGACGGCTCAAGAAAACCGGCGAACTGATCGACTGA
- the rplV gene encoding 50S ribosomal protein L22: protein MTTSTTAAPDAATAKAHGRFIRGSVSKVRRVLDQIRGRTYRDALIMLEFMPYRSTGPITKVLRSAVANAEHNLGLDPASLVISSASADMGPSMKRYRPRAQGRAYQIKKQTCHISIAVAAQTDS, encoded by the coding sequence ATGACCACGTCAACCACGGCGGCCCCTGATGCCGCAACAGCCAAGGCCCACGGACGCTTTATCCGTGGCTCCGTGTCGAAAGTACGGCGTGTCCTTGATCAGATCCGCGGTCGCACTTATCGCGACGCGCTGATCATGCTCGAGTTCATGCCCTACCGCTCCACGGGTCCGATCACCAAGGTCCTTCGCTCAGCGGTGGCCAATGCCGAGCACAACCTCGGACTTGATCCGGCGTCACTGGTCATCTCCAGTGCAAGTGCCGACATGGGGCCCTCCATGAAGCGCTACCGGCCGCGGGCTCAGGGTCGCGCTTACCAGATCAAAAAGCAGACCTGCCACATCAGCATCGCTGTGGCAGCTCAGACCGACTCCTGA
- a CDS encoding HAD family hydrolase → MTDRPLLVFDFDGVIVDGMAEYWWSASMAARTLLAEEEPLLPSALNVPAAFRQLRPWVHHGWEMVLLAAEMAELEPEAWIRDYDAMQRQAIQRRGWQAEQLQDALDRTRQQAVRTDRDAWLALHQPCPGMVDRLSSLASEGADWAVLTTKSQAFTAELLASMGLQPWRLDGRESGSKPEVLLALQRERPLRAFVEDRRATLETVLATPGLEHLPCLLVSWGYLRPMDRRDLPKGIHLLQPIDLAAPLADWP, encoded by the coding sequence ATGACTGACCGTCCACTGCTCGTCTTCGATTTCGACGGGGTCATCGTCGATGGCATGGCTGAGTACTGGTGGAGCGCAAGCATGGCGGCGCGCACTCTGCTTGCCGAGGAGGAGCCCCTGTTGCCCTCCGCCTTGAATGTTCCCGCGGCGTTCCGGCAATTGCGGCCATGGGTACATCACGGCTGGGAGATGGTCCTGCTTGCCGCCGAAATGGCTGAGCTGGAGCCGGAGGCCTGGATCCGTGATTACGACGCGATGCAGCGGCAGGCGATACAGCGGCGTGGATGGCAGGCCGAACAGCTGCAGGATGCTCTCGACCGGACCCGTCAACAGGCGGTGCGAACCGATCGGGACGCCTGGCTGGCTCTGCATCAGCCCTGTCCGGGCATGGTTGATCGGTTGTCCTCTCTCGCCTCTGAAGGAGCCGACTGGGCGGTCCTGACGACCAAGAGCCAGGCATTCACAGCTGAACTGCTGGCATCAATGGGGCTTCAGCCATGGCGGCTTGACGGTCGTGAATCCGGCTCCAAGCCCGAGGTGTTGCTTGCGTTGCAGCGGGAGCGTCCCCTGCGGGCTTTTGTTGAAGACCGTCGCGCCACCCTCGAGACCGTGCTTGCGACCCCGGGCCTGGAACATCTGCCCTGCCTGCTCGTGAGCTGGGGGTATCTCAGGCCAATGGATCGCCGTGATCTGCCAAAGGGCATTCACCTTCTGCAGCCGATTGATCTCGCGGCCCCCTTGGCGGACTGGCCCTGA
- a CDS encoding LdpA C-terminal domain-containing domain, which produces MAADGRSSGALSPETALAQGHWVKLICGASNQDLPAITDLCTVFGAAGVHCIDVAADPAVVEAARAGFDWLSRKGLSTPWLMVSLSDGRDVHFRKAWFDASKCPLDCPRPCQTVCPADAIRAVGAVDAQRCYGCGRCLPACPQGLIEDHDHKVSLADISGLIAELCPDAVEIHTAPGRHEAFMDVVGALATADVPLRRLAVSCGLEGHGWTTRQLSQELWQRYRSLRRFGFRPLWQLDGRPMSGDVGAGTARSAVQLWRAMRPLAPPGPLQLAGGTNASTLDHLSPGERPAGIAFGGVARRLLMPLLDGAQLRGVPLRAWPEGWAAAVQQARALIQPWLDRPSSPLNC; this is translated from the coding sequence ATGGCAGCCGATGGGCGATCTTCTGGAGCGTTGAGTCCCGAGACGGCTCTTGCACAGGGCCATTGGGTGAAATTGATCTGCGGTGCCAGCAATCAGGATCTGCCGGCCATCACCGATCTCTGCACCGTGTTCGGGGCTGCAGGCGTTCATTGCATCGATGTGGCTGCGGACCCCGCCGTCGTCGAAGCGGCCAGAGCCGGTTTCGACTGGCTGTCGCGAAAAGGCCTGAGCACCCCCTGGTTGATGGTGAGCCTCAGCGACGGTCGGGATGTTCATTTCCGCAAGGCATGGTTCGACGCTTCGAAATGCCCGTTGGATTGCCCGAGGCCATGCCAGACGGTTTGTCCTGCTGATGCGATCAGGGCCGTGGGAGCTGTTGACGCTCAGCGCTGTTATGGGTGTGGACGCTGCCTTCCGGCATGTCCCCAGGGATTGATTGAGGACCATGACCACAAGGTCAGCCTGGCTGATATCAGTGGGCTGATCGCAGAACTCTGCCCTGATGCCGTCGAGATTCATACGGCGCCTGGACGACATGAGGCGTTCATGGATGTGGTGGGGGCGTTGGCGACAGCGGATGTTCCCCTTAGGCGGCTAGCGGTGAGTTGCGGCCTTGAAGGACATGGCTGGACGACCCGGCAACTGAGCCAGGAGCTCTGGCAGCGATATCGAAGCCTTCGCCGTTTTGGCTTTCGCCCGCTCTGGCAGCTCGATGGCCGTCCGATGAGCGGTGATGTCGGGGCGGGCACGGCCCGCTCAGCGGTCCAGCTCTGGAGAGCCATGCGACCGTTGGCACCACCGGGGCCACTGCAGCTTGCGGGCGGCACCAATGCCAGCACGCTCGACCATCTTTCTCCGGGTGAGCGACCAGCCGGTATCGCCTTTGGAGGCGTTGCCAGGCGTCTGCTGATGCCGCTGCTGGACGGGGCACAACTCCGCGGAGTTCCCCTCAGGGCATGGCCGGAAGGGTGGGCTGCGGCTGTTCAGCAGGCCAGAGCACTGATCCAGCCATGGCTGGATCGCCCCTCGTCGCCCCTCAACTGCTAG
- the rpsS gene encoding 30S ribosomal protein S19 — translation MGRSLKKGPFIADSLLRKVEKQNENDDKSVIKTWSRASTILPMMIGHTIAVHNGKTHIPVFITEQMVGHKLGEFAPTRTFKGHIKDKKGGR, via the coding sequence ATGGGACGTTCACTCAAAAAAGGGCCATTCATCGCTGACAGCCTTCTTCGCAAGGTTGAAAAGCAGAACGAGAACGACGACAAGTCCGTGATCAAAACCTGGTCCCGGGCCTCGACGATCCTGCCGATGATGATTGGCCACACCATTGCCGTTCACAACGGCAAAACCCACATCCCGGTGTTCATCACCGAGCAGATGGTGGGTCACAAGCTGGGGGAGTTCGCTCCGACCAGAACCTTCAAGGGTCACATCAAAGACAAGAAAGGAGGCCGCTGA
- the rplB gene encoding 50S ribosomal protein L2, giving the protein MAIRNYRPYTPGTRTRVVTDFSEVTGRKPERTLVVSKHRRKGRNNRGVITCRHRGGGHKRLYRLVDFRRNKHGIPAKVAAIHYDPHRNARLALLFYADGEKRYILAPAGIEIGQTVVSGPNAPIENGNAMPLSSVPLGSSVHCVELYAGRGGQMVRTAGASAQVMAKEGDYVALKLPSTEVRLIRRECYATLGEVGNSEVRNTSLGKAGRRRWLGRRPQVRGSVMNPCDHPHGGGEGRAPIGRSGPVTPWGKPALGLKTRKRNKPSNRYVLRKRRKTSKRSRGGRDS; this is encoded by the coding sequence ATGGCAATCCGTAACTACCGCCCCTACACCCCCGGAACCCGAACCCGGGTGGTCACCGACTTCAGTGAAGTCACCGGTCGCAAGCCGGAAAGGACCCTGGTGGTGTCCAAACATCGCCGCAAGGGTCGGAACAACCGCGGCGTGATCACATGCCGCCATCGCGGTGGCGGTCACAAACGCCTCTATCGCCTGGTGGATTTCCGCCGCAATAAACACGGCATTCCAGCCAAGGTGGCGGCCATCCACTACGACCCGCACCGCAACGCTCGCCTGGCGCTGCTCTTCTACGCCGATGGCGAGAAGCGCTACATCCTGGCGCCGGCCGGCATTGAAATCGGCCAGACCGTTGTCTCCGGTCCCAATGCTCCGATTGAGAACGGCAATGCCATGCCGCTCTCATCGGTGCCCCTGGGATCCAGCGTCCATTGCGTCGAGCTGTATGCCGGTCGCGGAGGACAGATGGTGCGCACTGCCGGGGCCAGCGCCCAGGTGATGGCGAAAGAGGGCGACTACGTCGCTCTGAAACTGCCCTCCACCGAGGTGCGTCTGATCCGCCGAGAGTGCTACGCCACCCTTGGCGAGGTCGGCAACTCCGAGGTGAGGAACACCAGCCTTGGCAAGGCGGGGCGCCGCCGCTGGCTGGGGCGCCGTCCCCAGGTTCGAGGCAGTGTGATGAACCCCTGCGATCACCCCCATGGTGGTGGTGAGGGTCGGGCACCGATCGGTCGATCAGGTCCGGTCACCCCTTGGGGCAAACCCGCCCTCGGTCTCAAGACCCGTAAGCGGAACAAGCCCAGCAACCGATACGTGCTCCGGAAACGTCGCAAGACGTCCAAGCGGAGCCGTGGCGGACGTGATTCCTGA
- the rplD gene encoding 50S ribosomal protein L4, whose amino-acid sequence MASCIVHDWQGKEAGKATLDLNVAKETTAVDLMHRAVLRQQAHSRQGTASTLTRSEVRGGGRKPYKQKGTGRARQGSIRTPLRPGGGIIFGPKPRTYSLAMNRKERRLALRTALMSRLEDVKVVKDFGAAIEVPKTREITDALGRLGIAANAKVLIVLKTPSEVIRRSVRNLEKVKLIAADQLNVFDLLHANTLVLGEDALATIQEVYGND is encoded by the coding sequence ATGGCTAGCTGCATTGTTCACGACTGGCAGGGCAAGGAGGCCGGCAAGGCAACTCTGGACCTGAACGTGGCGAAGGAGACCACGGCTGTCGATCTGATGCACAGGGCGGTGCTCCGTCAGCAGGCGCACAGCCGCCAGGGGACAGCCAGCACGCTCACCCGCTCGGAAGTGCGTGGTGGAGGCCGCAAGCCCTACAAACAGAAGGGCACTGGACGGGCCCGACAGGGTTCCATCCGCACACCCCTCCGTCCTGGCGGCGGCATCATTTTCGGGCCCAAACCAAGGACATACTCCCTTGCGATGAATCGCAAGGAACGCCGTCTCGCTCTGAGAACGGCACTGATGTCACGCCTTGAGGACGTCAAAGTCGTCAAGGACTTCGGTGCAGCGATCGAGGTTCCGAAAACCCGCGAGATCACCGACGCCCTGGGCCGTCTCGGCATTGCCGCGAACGCCAAGGTGCTGATTGTGTTGAAGACTCCCAGCGAGGTGATCCGCCGCTCGGTGCGCAACCTCGAGAAGGTGAAGCTGATCGCTGCTGATCAGCTCAACGTCTTCGACCTGCTCCACGCCAACACCCTGGTGCTGGGCGAGGACGCGCTTGCAACCATCCAGGAGGTCTACGGAAATGACTGA
- a CDS encoding 50S ribosomal protein L23: MTERFQGRLADVIRRPLITEKATRALEFNQYTFEVDHRAAKPDIKAAIEQMFDVKVTGVSTMNPPRRSRRMGRFAGKRAQVKKAVVRLAEGSSIQLFPES, encoded by the coding sequence ATGACTGAGCGTTTCCAAGGACGCCTGGCGGATGTCATCCGCCGGCCGCTGATCACCGAGAAGGCCACCCGGGCCCTCGAGTTCAACCAGTACACCTTCGAAGTTGACCATCGTGCCGCCAAGCCGGACATCAAGGCCGCCATCGAACAGATGTTTGATGTGAAGGTCACCGGCGTCAGCACCATGAACCCTCCCCGTCGCAGCCGCCGGATGGGTCGTTTCGCCGGTAAGCGCGCCCAGGTCAAAAAAGCCGTGGTGCGCTTGGCGGAGGGCAGCTCGATCCAACTCTTCCCTGAGTCCTGA
- the rpsC gene encoding 30S ribosomal protein S3 codes for MGHKINPTGLRLGITQEHRSRWYAPSKSYPALLQEDDRIRKFIHKKYGSAGISDVLIARKADQLEVELKTARPGVLVGRQGSGIEELRSGIQKTVGDHSRQVRINVVEVERVDGDAFLLAEYIAQQLEKRVAFRRTIRMAVQRAQRAGVLGLKIQVSGRLNGAEIARTEWTREGRVPLHTLRADIDYATKVASTTYGVLGIKVWVFKGEVLGDEAPPMPVGASPRRRASRRPQQFEDRSNEG; via the coding sequence ATGGGACACAAAATCAACCCAACCGGTCTGCGCCTGGGCATCACCCAGGAACACCGGTCACGCTGGTATGCCCCCAGCAAGAGCTATCCGGCCCTCCTTCAGGAGGACGATCGGATCCGCAAGTTCATCCACAAGAAGTACGGTTCCGCCGGCATCAGTGATGTGCTGATCGCCCGCAAGGCTGATCAGCTTGAAGTGGAGTTGAAAACGGCCCGTCCTGGCGTTCTGGTTGGACGTCAGGGCAGTGGCATTGAGGAACTCCGCTCCGGCATTCAGAAAACGGTCGGCGACCACAGCCGCCAGGTGCGGATCAATGTGGTCGAAGTGGAACGCGTCGACGGCGATGCGTTTCTGCTTGCGGAGTACATCGCACAGCAGCTGGAAAAACGTGTGGCTTTCCGCCGCACCATCCGCATGGCGGTGCAGCGCGCCCAGCGCGCTGGGGTCCTGGGTCTCAAGATTCAGGTCTCCGGCCGCCTCAATGGTGCCGAAATCGCCCGTACTGAATGGACCCGCGAAGGCCGGGTTCCCTTGCACACCCTCAGGGCGGACATCGACTACGCCACCAAAGTGGCCAGTACCACCTACGGGGTGCTGGGCATCAAGGTCTGGGTGTTCAAGGGTGAAGTGCTGGGCGATGAAGCCCCGCCAATGCCGGTGGGGGCATCACCCCGCCGCCGGGCCAGCCGTCGGCCCCAACAGTTCGAAGACCGCTCCAACGAGGGGTGA
- the rplE gene encoding 50S ribosomal protein L5, producing MSLKKRYRETIQPKLQKDLSLKNIHEVPKVLKVTVNRGLGEAAQNAKSLEASVGELAQITGQKVVVTRAKKAIAGFKIRQGMPIGCAVTLRGDRMYAFLERLINLALPRIRDFRGVSPKSFDGRGNYTLGVREQLIFPEISFDKIDAIRGMDITIVTTARNDEEGRALLREMGMPFRSN from the coding sequence ATGTCACTGAAAAAGCGCTACCGGGAGACCATTCAGCCCAAGTTGCAGAAAGATCTCTCCCTCAAGAACATCCACGAAGTCCCGAAGGTCCTCAAGGTCACCGTCAACCGGGGTCTTGGTGAAGCCGCCCAGAACGCCAAGTCTCTTGAAGCTTCTGTCGGTGAGCTGGCCCAGATCACTGGCCAAAAGGTCGTGGTCACCCGTGCCAAAAAGGCCATCGCCGGCTTCAAGATCCGCCAGGGCATGCCGATCGGCTGTGCCGTCACCCTGCGCGGTGATCGGATGTATGCCTTCCTGGAGCGCCTGATCAATCTGGCCCTTCCCAGAATCCGTGACTTCCGCGGCGTCAGCCCGAAGAGTTTCGACGGGCGTGGCAACTACACCCTCGGCGTCAGGGAACAACTGATCTTCCCTGAGATCTCCTTCGACAAGATCGATGCCATCAGGGGCATGGACATCACCATCGTGACCACTGCCCGTAACGACGAAGAGGGCCGGGCCCTCCTCCGCGAGATGGGAATGCCGTTCCGCAGCAACTGA
- a CDS encoding NAD(P)H-quinone oxidoreductase subunit N has product MPLLLTGRGFRRDLEANGCLAVHAPLEGGAETRLLRRLRGAGYRTRILSARGLGDPEVFLTQKHGIRPPHLGHQSVGRGAAVGEVQQVVPMLGDLFDGDAPVALWLLEGQVLSRSELLSLCDLCRREPRLRIVVEMGGARSLRWQPMGDLLER; this is encoded by the coding sequence ATGCCGCTGCTTCTGACCGGCCGAGGATTTCGACGAGACCTCGAAGCGAACGGCTGTTTGGCCGTCCATGCCCCACTGGAAGGAGGCGCTGAAACCCGCTTGCTGCGTCGTTTGCGCGGAGCCGGTTATCGCACCCGCATCCTTTCAGCTCGGGGACTGGGCGATCCGGAGGTGTTCCTGACCCAGAAACACGGTATTCGACCACCGCATCTCGGACATCAGAGTGTCGGTCGAGGTGCGGCTGTGGGAGAGGTGCAGCAGGTGGTCCCGATGCTGGGAGACCTCTTCGACGGTGATGCGCCCGTCGCGTTGTGGCTCCTTGAGGGACAGGTGCTCTCGAGATCCGAGCTGTTGTCGCTCTGCGATCTCTGCCGACGGGAGCCGCGTCTCCGCATCGTTGTTGAGATGGGAGGAGCAAGGAGCTTGCGATGGCAGCCGATGGGCGATCTTCTGGAGCGTTGA